The Pieris rapae chromosome 13, ilPieRapa1.1, whole genome shotgun sequence genomic sequence CATAGGCAGCACGAGCTGAAGGAGGCCCCACCAAACGTTTAATGTCAGCCCTATCAACAAAAGCAACATCAATAGCCCCGGTAACATTGGATGtagttaaaactaaaacattggGGTAACGTTTCAGTCTATCTAATTGTGTCAATATTGCATTAACAGCTCGAATTGAATCTGAAGGTTCAAGACCAGCCATAGCTGCACGGCGTGCATGTGCTAGTGATTCTATCTCATCAATCAGGATGCAAGCAAGCAAACGTTTATCCTCAGCTATTTCTCTGATACGATCAAATACTTTAGCAACAAGCTTTCCACTTTCAGAAAACCATTTTGAAAACAGTCCATGACCATTAATTTCAAGAAGGTGAGCTCGTGGATATCTGTCAGCCATTCGTATAGCAAGTTTCTGAGCAAGTGCACGACATAAGCTAGTTTTTCCTGTTCCAGGTGGTCCATGAAGTAATACCACTCTGTTACAGCCAATTATATTAGGATTTACACATCGGTCGGAAAACTCAAAAGCAGTTTCAACAAAACGCAATGTCTCTTCTTTTAGTTTTGAATCATAAATTAGGCTTTCCCACAGTCCATGAAACTCTTGAGTTGGAAGTGCCCATACGTCTGCCGCATGTATATCTTCACCTGAAGATTCGTCCGTCATAGTGTCTGTCTGAGATCCAAATGTATTTAGCGTATAAAcgtgataaattatttcacaatCTGTCATTGTTACTTCTGTATCGTGTCCAATATTGCAAAAAGTTATGGAGAAAACATGACTTTTAAGCTCTTGACCTTCCAAATCTGTTTCAGACAAGGTCATACCTGGctttaatgaaatgaaattgctTAAATAGGAATGCACAATTTCTGTTATATGTTCCACACTAGCGACGCTTTGATTTCGTTTTATCACCTCAACGTGCAGAGGTATACCCATCATTTTGACTTATAGCTATTGTTTTCAATACATATTACgcttatatattagtatatttaattcttaactTTTCGCACagagtttaatttattttattaaaaattagaatacaaaatagaataaataactGCCATTAACGTCAATAGCACAGATCAGGAAGATCGAGCTCCGTAAGTCCGTAGTAGTTGCCAGAATGCATATATTTTCTTCCTTTCTT encodes the following:
- the LOC110995535 gene encoding pachytene checkpoint protein 2 homolog; protein product: MMGIPLHVEVIKRNQSVASVEHITEIVHSYLSNFISLKPGMTLSETDLEGQELKSHVFSITFCNIGHDTEVTMTDCEIIYHVYTLNTFGSQTDTMTDESSGEDIHAADVWALPTQEFHGLWESLIYDSKLKEETLRFVETAFEFSDRCVNPNIIGCNRVVLLHGPPGTGKTSLCRALAQKLAIRMADRYPRAHLLEINGHGLFSKWFSESGKLVAKVFDRIREIAEDKRLLACILIDEIESLAHARRAAMAGLEPSDSIRAVNAILTQLDRLKRYPNVLVLTTSNVTGAIDVAFVDRADIKRLVGPPSARAAYEILKGCCEELMAHEIIIPKELLFGLQVLETANFSDTEGSRSSLRLRDVASAAAAAKMSARSLRRLPFLARALYATRQTNLLNFVDALQSALRQYLEDTQTLNDEN